One genomic window of Magnolia sinica isolate HGM2019 chromosome 3, MsV1, whole genome shotgun sequence includes the following:
- the LOC131239381 gene encoding NAC domain-containing protein 83-like isoform X2 gives MDKMNFVRNGVMRLPPGFRFHPTDEELVDQYLKRKVYSFPLPASIIPEIDVCKFDPWDLPGNSKLERYFFSTRQVKYLNGNRPNRATSSGYWKTSGRDKQIVASKSNQVVGMKKVLVFYRGKPSRGIRTDWIMHEYRLSDAGSRGCISPQRKNSTQNSTVQMEDWVLCRIFLKNQSPKNDVEIAQPSSMTRVRNLGVARNGFIDFMGRSTVHSNSPPPSSSSSSNSSSITELSSAESHREENSSCDSFSSSSCGREP, from the exons ATGGACAAGATGAACTTTGTTAGGAATGGAGTGATGAGATTGCCACCTGGGTTCCGTTTCCATCCCACCGATGAAGAGCTTGTCGATCAGTACCTTAAGCGCAAGGTCTACTCATTCCCTTTGCCCGCTTCAATCATTCCTGAGATCGATGTTTGCAAGTTTGATCCTTGGGATTTGCCAG gGAATTCAAAGCTAGAGAGGTATTTTTTCAGCACCAGACAGGTGAAATACCTGAACGGAAATCGACCCAACAGAGCAACCAGTTCGGGCTATTGGAAGACATCAGGTCGAGATAAGCAAATTGTAGCTTCTAAAAGCAATCAAGTGGTTGGGATGAAGAAAGTGCTGGTCTTCTACAGAGGAAAGCCTTCAAGGGGCATTAGAACTGATTGGATCATGCACGAATACCGCCTTTCCGATGCCGGAAGTAGAGGCTGCATTTCGCCACAGAGAAAAAACTCAACCCAA AATTCCACAGTGCAAATGGAAGATTGGGTCCTCTGTCGCATATTCCTGAAGAATCAGAGTCCAAAAAATGACGTGGAAATTGCCCAACCAAGCAGCATGACAAGAGTCAGAAATCTTGGAGTGGCTAGAAATGGTTTCATTGATTTCATGGGGCGATCGACGGTCCATTCAAATtctcctcccccttcttcttcttcttcatcgaaTTCGAGCAGCATCACCGAACTGTCTTCAGCTGAATCCCATAGGGAAGAAAACAGTAGCTGTGATAGCTTTTCTTCATCTTCATGTGGAAGAGAGCCATAA
- the LOC131239381 gene encoding NAC domain-containing protein 83-like isoform X1, whose translation MDKMNFVRNGVMRLPPGFRFHPTDEELVDQYLKRKVYSFPLPASIIPEIDVCKFDPWDLPGNSKLERYFFSTRQVKYLNGNRPNRATSSGYWKTSGRDKQIVASKSNQVVGMKKVLVFYRGKPSRGIRTDWIMHEYRLSDAGSRGCISPQRKNSTQQNSTVQMEDWVLCRIFLKNQSPKNDVEIAQPSSMTRVRNLGVARNGFIDFMGRSTVHSNSPPPSSSSSSNSSSITELSSAESHREENSSCDSFSSSSCGREP comes from the exons ATGGACAAGATGAACTTTGTTAGGAATGGAGTGATGAGATTGCCACCTGGGTTCCGTTTCCATCCCACCGATGAAGAGCTTGTCGATCAGTACCTTAAGCGCAAGGTCTACTCATTCCCTTTGCCCGCTTCAATCATTCCTGAGATCGATGTTTGCAAGTTTGATCCTTGGGATTTGCCAG gGAATTCAAAGCTAGAGAGGTATTTTTTCAGCACCAGACAGGTGAAATACCTGAACGGAAATCGACCCAACAGAGCAACCAGTTCGGGCTATTGGAAGACATCAGGTCGAGATAAGCAAATTGTAGCTTCTAAAAGCAATCAAGTGGTTGGGATGAAGAAAGTGCTGGTCTTCTACAGAGGAAAGCCTTCAAGGGGCATTAGAACTGATTGGATCATGCACGAATACCGCCTTTCCGATGCCGGAAGTAGAGGCTGCATTTCGCCACAGAGAAAAAACTCAACCCAA CAGAATTCCACAGTGCAAATGGAAGATTGGGTCCTCTGTCGCATATTCCTGAAGAATCAGAGTCCAAAAAATGACGTGGAAATTGCCCAACCAAGCAGCATGACAAGAGTCAGAAATCTTGGAGTGGCTAGAAATGGTTTCATTGATTTCATGGGGCGATCGACGGTCCATTCAAATtctcctcccccttcttcttcttcttcatcgaaTTCGAGCAGCATCACCGAACTGTCTTCAGCTGAATCCCATAGGGAAGAAAACAGTAGCTGTGATAGCTTTTCTTCATCTTCATGTGGAAGAGAGCCATAA